One stretch of Segatella copri DNA includes these proteins:
- a CDS encoding IS1380-like element IS612 family transposase, translating to MAKIQIKSEKLTPFGGIFSIMEKFDSMLSPVIDSTLGQRCSSIFGYQFSEIVRSLMSVYFCGGSCVEDVTSQLMRHLSYHPTLRTCSSDTILRAIKELTQENISYTSDQGKTYDFNTADKLNTLLINALVSTGELKEIEEYDVDFDHQFLETEKYDAKPTYKKFLGYRPGVYVIGDKIVYIENSDGNTNVRFHQADTHKRFFALLESQNIRVNRFRADCGSCSKEIVSEIEKHCKHFYIRANRCSSLYNDIFALRGWKTEEINGIQFELNSILVEKWEGKCYRLVIQRQRRNSGDLDLWEGEYTYRCILTNDYKSSTRDIVEFYNLRGGKERIFDDMNNGFGWSRLPKSFMAENTVFLLLTALIHNFYKTIMSRLDTKAFGLKKTSRIKAFVFRFISVPAKWIMTARQYVLNIYTENRAYAKPFKTEFG from the coding sequence ATGGCAAAAATACAAATTAAATCTGAGAAACTCACACCTTTTGGAGGAATTTTTTCAATCATGGAGAAATTTGACTCCATGCTTTCACCCGTTATCGACTCAACACTGGGTCAGAGATGCAGCAGTATCTTCGGATATCAGTTCAGCGAGATAGTCCGTTCGCTGATGAGCGTTTATTTCTGTGGCGGCTCATGCGTGGAAGATGTAACGTCACAACTGATGCGCCATCTCTCGTATCATCCTACCCTTCGTACATGCAGCTCTGATACCATCCTCAGAGCCATCAAGGAACTGACACAGGAAAACATCTCCTATACTTCCGACCAAGGCAAGACCTATGATTTCAATACTGCAGACAAACTCAACACATTGCTTATAAACGCTTTGGTTTCTACAGGCGAGTTGAAGGAAATTGAGGAATACGATGTTGACTTTGACCATCAGTTCCTTGAAACGGAGAAGTATGATGCAAAACCGACCTACAAAAAGTTCCTCGGCTACAGGCCTGGCGTATATGTTATCGGTGACAAGATAGTCTATATCGAGAACAGCGATGGTAACACGAATGTGCGTTTTCATCAGGCAGACACCCATAAGAGATTCTTCGCTCTTCTGGAATCCCAGAACATCCGTGTAAATCGCTTCAGGGCAGACTGCGGTTCCTGCTCGAAGGAAATCGTCAGTGAGATAGAGAAGCATTGCAAACATTTCTACATCCGTGCCAACCGATGCAGTTCGCTCTACAATGACATCTTTGCTCTGAGAGGATGGAAGACGGAGGAGATTAACGGCATCCAGTTCGAACTCAATTCCATTCTCGTTGAGAAATGGGAAGGCAAGTGCTATCGTCTTGTCATCCAGAGACAAAGACGCAACAGTGGCGACCTTGACCTGTGGGAAGGCGAATACACTTACCGTTGTATTCTGACCAACGATTACAAGTCATCGACAAGGGACATTGTTGAATTCTACAATCTGCGTGGCGGCAAGGAACGTATCTTTGACGACATGAACAACGGATTCGGTTGGAGCAGGCTCCCCAAGTCATTCATGGCGGAGAATACTGTCTTTCTTCTGCTTACTGCATTGATACACAATTTCTACAAGACCATCATGAGCAGGCTTGACACCAAGGCTTTTGGGCTCAAGAAAACGAGTCGCATAAAGGCTTTTGTCTTCAGATTCATCTCCGTACCTGCCAAGTGGATCATGACTGCAAGGCAATACGTGCTGAATATCTACACAGAGAACCGAGCTTATGCAAAACCCTTCAAAACAGAATTCGGATAA
- a CDS encoding bifunctional serine/threonine-protein kinase/formylglycine-generating enzyme family protein, which produces MVQLNNNAVLCYGKYRLEKILGQGGFGITYKAIMKETISGSLGKMEVDVPVAIKEFFMKDTCEREEGTGKITVPSQGSRALVELYRKKFVKEAKNLAQMNHPHIVKVVDVFEENDTVYYVMQYLSGGSLSDYVKLHGALDEAIAIKYIQQIGSALEYMHQKHICHYDVKPSNILLDDKGGAILIDFGISKGYTEEGHQTSSTPVGISAGYAPLEQYQQNLQDFSPATDVYGLAATLYFLVTGKVPAEASIVLNDGIGRKSDGISAKLWRSVERGMCPRKNDRFQNISDFIGSISVGETTIVSKKTFVNEFEAPIASSTTNAIAGKGKGKWARTIFMSLLTISMLLSLIKVGYVKVHQHIVINELVDNMIKVKGGTVDGVTFSDFYIGKYEITNEEYDAVMDERPVYRLIFAQIGGAEAYNNKLRIKNEAAMGKKHHPKIVSRKQVLEFLERLNEKTGKQYRLPTDLEWEVAAKGGICGHGYKYSGGNDILGVANFYNGKKTNLEDVGQKRPNELGLYDMTGNVDELCDNACIDINDKRWSVRGGCCLDEASESLVTSKKHLGTNCLVGFRLALGNSNI; this is translated from the coding sequence ATGGTTCAACTAAATAATAATGCCGTTCTCTGCTATGGCAAATACAGACTAGAAAAGATCCTTGGTCAAGGTGGTTTCGGTATTACCTATAAGGCAATAATGAAAGAAACCATCTCGGGGTCTTTGGGTAAAATGGAGGTCGATGTACCTGTGGCAATCAAGGAGTTCTTTATGAAGGACACTTGTGAGCGTGAGGAAGGGACGGGGAAGATAACCGTTCCTTCTCAGGGAAGTCGTGCCTTGGTAGAGTTATATCGCAAGAAGTTTGTTAAGGAAGCAAAGAACCTTGCACAGATGAATCATCCTCATATCGTTAAAGTTGTAGATGTGTTTGAGGAAAATGATACGGTCTATTATGTGATGCAATATTTGAGTGGTGGCTCGTTGTCTGATTATGTGAAGCTGCATGGTGCATTGGACGAGGCTATAGCCATTAAGTATATCCAACAGATAGGTTCGGCATTGGAGTATATGCACCAAAAGCATATTTGTCATTATGATGTAAAGCCAAGCAACATCCTGCTTGATGACAAAGGTGGTGCTATACTAATTGACTTTGGAATCTCAAAAGGCTATACAGAAGAAGGGCATCAGACTAGTTCTACTCCCGTAGGAATTAGTGCTGGCTATGCACCTTTGGAACAGTACCAACAAAATTTGCAGGATTTCTCTCCTGCTACAGATGTTTATGGACTTGCTGCTACATTGTATTTCTTGGTGACGGGTAAAGTACCCGCGGAGGCTAGTATCGTTTTGAATGATGGAATTGGCCGAAAATCTGATGGTATTTCTGCAAAACTATGGCGAAGCGTAGAACGTGGAATGTGTCCTCGTAAAAATGATAGGTTTCAAAATATATCTGATTTTATAGGCTCTATTTCCGTTGGTGAAACAACAATTGTTTCAAAAAAAACTTTTGTAAATGAATTTGAGGCACCAATTGCATCGTCTACAACAAATGCTATTGCTGGTAAAGGAAAAGGGAAATGGGCAAGGACAATTTTTATGAGCTTGTTGACGATTTCTATGCTTCTATCTTTGATAAAAGTGGGTTATGTGAAAGTGCATCAGCATATCGTAATCAATGAACTTGTAGATAATATGATAAAGGTTAAAGGTGGAACAGTTGACGGAGTAACCTTCTCGGATTTTTACATTGGAAAATACGAAATTACCAATGAGGAATATGATGCAGTGATGGACGAAAGACCAGTCTATAGATTGATATTTGCTCAGATAGGTGGTGCGGAAGCTTATAACAATAAGCTTAGAATAAAAAACGAGGCTGCAATGGGCAAAAAACATCATCCGAAGATAGTGTCTAGAAAGCAGGTGTTAGAGTTCTTGGAACGTCTAAATGAAAAAACAGGAAAACAATATAGATTGCCTACAGACTTAGAATGGGAAGTAGCTGCAAAAGGTGGCATTTGTGGGCATGGATATAAATACTCAGGAGGTAATGATATTCTTGGAGTAGCAAATTTCTATAATGGAAAAAAAACGAATCTTGAAGATGTTGGACAAAAACGCCCGAACGAACTAGGGTTATATGATATGACCGGTAATGTTGATGAGTTGTGTGACAATGCTTGTATTGATATAAATGATAAGAGGTGGAGTGTTCGAGGAGGTTGTTGCTTGGATGAAGCATCTGAGAGTTTGGTAACTTCAAAGAAACATTTAGGTACAAATTGTCTTGTTGGCTTTAGATTGGCATTAGGTAATTCGAATATTTGA